Below is a genomic region from Culicoides brevitarsis isolate CSIRO-B50_1 chromosome 2, AGI_CSIRO_Cbre_v1, whole genome shotgun sequence.
ttgtctttttaggaTATTGATAATTTGATGACGGAGGGAAATAAATCGCGAACAGTAGCTGCTACAAATATGAATGCTGAGTCATCACGTTCGCATGCAGTTTTTTCGATTGTACTAACTCAAAGCTTATTCGACAAAATGGCAGGAATGACGGGAGAAAAAGTCTCGAGAATGTCTCTTGTTGATCTTGCGGGATCAGAAAGAGCTGTTAAAACAGGCGCTGTTGGCGAACGTCTCAAAGAAGGTTCAAACATCAACAAATCTCTCACGACGCTCGGATTGGTAATTTCCAAACTCGCCGAAGCGGGAAAAGGCAAAGATAAATTCGTTCCGTATCGAGATTCGGTTTTAACGTGGCTGTTAAAGGATAATTTGGGAGGAAACTCAAAAACTGTAATGTTAGCGACAATTTCCCCGGCAGCTGATAATTACGAAGAAACTTTGTCGACTTTGAGATATGCGGATCGTGCGAAACGTATTATCAATCATGCTGTTGTCAACGAAGATCCAAACGCCAAATTGATTCGCGAATTGAAAGAAGAGATTCAAGCATTAAGGGAAATGTTGAAACACGCAACAAGCAGTCCCGTTGGCGAACGTGTCGATATTCACGATAAATTGGCGGAAAGTGAAAAGATTATGGAACAAGTTTCACAGACATGGGAagaaaagttgcaaaaaaccGAAAGAATTCAGAATGAGAGACAACAAGCACTTGAAAAAATGGGCATTAGTGTACAAGCGAGTGGTATTCAAGTTGAAAAGAACAAATATTATTTGGTAAATTTGAATGCGGATCCGTCGTTGAACGAATTGCTCGTGTATTACTTGAAAGATCGAACTCTCGTTGGCGGAAGAAATACCCAACCTCAACCTGACATTCAACTTTTTGGTTTGGGCATTCAAGCAGATCATTGTGTGATTACCATCGAAGATGCGGAACTCTTTATGGAGCCCATTAACAATGCAAGATGCTTCGTAAATGGATCGCAATGCACGAAAAAGACCCCATTACGACATGGCGATCGAATTTTGTGGGGAAATCATCACTTTTTCCGCGTAAATTGCCCCCGATCGGCAAATAGTACGAATTTGACGTCAGAACCGCCAACGCCTGCACAACCAATTGATTACAACTTTGCTCGTGATGAGATCATGCAGAACGAATACAGTAACGATCCGATTCAATCTGCAATTGCCCATCTCGAGAGACAACACGAAGAGGATAAACAAGTAGCTTTGGAGCAACAACGCAAAGAATATGAAAAGCAATTTCAACAACTTCGAAATATCTTGTCGCCAACAACGCCGTATGCTCCTTATGTTCCATACGATCCCTTACGAATCAGCAAAATGAATCCTTGTACGCCAAGTTCGCAGTTGAGAATTGAAAATTGGGCACAAGAAAGAGatgaaatgttcaaaaagtCATTGTCGCAGCTGAAAGAGGATATTATGCGGGCAAATTCACTCGTGCAAGAAGCGAATGTTTTGGCAGAAGAAATgggaaaacaaacaaagttcAGTGTTACTTTACAAATTCCTCCTGCGAATTTGAGTCCAAATCGTAgagtgagtaatttttaaatgaaatttcataaaaaaaaatttctgacatttttttctttttaatttcagcGCGGAGCATTCGCAAGTGAACCCGCAATTTTGGTAAAACGAATAACTGGAAGCCAAATTTGGAGTATGGAAAAGTTGGAGAACAAATTGATCGACATGCGTGAAGTTTATCAAGAGTTTAAAGACCCAATGGCAGCGGTAAGTACTTCAAAGTtagtttttaagcaaattttttgtctataaATGCGAAATTTGTAATGCAAGCCTATCGTGGATGCCGATATCGACGATGATTATtacgacgatgacgatgaaGAGGTATTTTTTGAGTGTTGTCGAGtgtttttccttattttttgtcactttttgatactaattttaattttttctcttttttcgcaGAACGAAAACAAGTTGAAACTCGATCCGTTTTACGAGTCGCAAGAAAATCACAATTTGATCGGTGTTGCGAACATTTTCCTTGAAGTCTTGTTTCACGACGTCAAGTTGGAATATCACACACCGATCATCAGTCAACAAGGCGAAGTTGCGGGACGACTTCAGATCGAAATTTCTCGTATCGCAGGACAATTTCCGCAAGATCGAATGTGCGAATCTGCCTCTGATAGTTCACAAGATTCGCGAGACGATGAATATGAGAAGGATGTCACTTATAATACCATAACAGCTCGTATCAGCATCAAACAAGCAAGTGGCTTGCCATTGTCTTTGTCGAATTTCGTCTTTTGTCAGTACACGTTTTGGGGACATGAGTCAACTGTTGTTCCTGTTGTGAATCAAGATCGATTAACACATGATCAGAATCCCGCTTTCATGTTTAACCATCAACAAGATTACACTGTTGCGATAAATGAGGAGTTTTTAGAGCATTGTGCTGATGGCGCGTTATCGATTGAAGTTTGGGGACATCGCAGTGTTGGATTTTCGAAGAACAAAGGATGGGAAGTCGAACAACAACAAGCGAAAGCACGAAGTTTAGCCGATAGATGGGCAGAATTGTCACGAAAAATCGAACTTTGGGTCGAAATTCAAGAGTTGAACGATAATGGCGAATATGCTGCTGTTGAAGTGACATCTCAACGTGATGCGGAAATGTTAACGGGAGGCGTTTATCAATTGCGACAAGGACAACAGAGACGAATTGAAGTACGTGTAAAGCCTGTACAGAATTCGGGAACGTTGCCAATAATTTGTCAGTCAATTGTCTCAATTGCCGTTGGAAGTGTCAATACGCGATCTCGTTTGCAAAAGCCTCTTGACTCGTATCAAGAGGAAGATTTGACGATTTTGCGTGACAAATGGAGCGAAGCTTTGGGACGTCGTCGCAAATATCTCGATCAACAAATCCAGAAACTCATCAATAAAGAATCCAAAACGGAGCAAGAAAAGGAACGCGAACAAAGTCTCGTCAATCAATGGGTTTCGCTGACGGAAGAACGAAACGCTGTGTTAGTTCCTGCAGCAGGTTCAGGCATTCCCGGCGCTCCTGCCAATTGGAATCCTCCGCCCGGCATGGAGCCTCATGTGCCCGTGTTGTTTTTGGATCTCAATGCGGACGATTTGTCGACACAAAATTCCAACGACGAGCTTTCAATCACAGGTCTCAACTCAATTTTACCCAAAGAACACGGAAATAAATTCTACACGTTGCAAATTCTTCAACATTTGGACAAAGACATTTGCGCTGTTGCCAGTTGGGATTCTTCAATTCACGATTCGCAAGCTCTAAATCGCATTACGGAGTCAAGCGAACgtgtttatttgattttaaagacGACAGTTCGTTTATCTCATCCAGCTCCGATGGATTTGGTATTGCGTAAGAGATTAGCCATCAATATCTACAAGAGACAAAGTTTCACGgataaattgaagaaaattgggCGCCTTGGAAGATTTGATACCGTGATGCAAACAGGAGTGACTTACGAAGTTGTTTCCAATATCCCAAAGGCATCGGAAGAACTCGAAGATCGCGAATCGCTTGCACAAATGGCAGCCAGCGGAGATGATGGAGATGGCGAAGAAACTTATATCGGTAAGAAAATGATcgattttctctttaaaaaaatattttaaattaattttctttgtagaAAAATACACCAAAGGAGTTTCGGCTGTAGAAAGTATCTTAACACTTGATCGCCTTCGACAAAATGTCGCAATTAAAGAACTCGAACAACAATTAATTGGACTACAGAAACAAAATAGCACGACATCGATGCGCAAAACGTGCAGTGTTCCTAATTTCTCTCAGGTAAGtttcactttttcttcttttttcattattttatgatatcaACATCATCGTTTTGTTCAATCTAgttgtttttgtctttttcatatttcacaAGTTTTGTACGATTTTTTGGTTAAGAAAGCTTTTCTCGcataatcaatcaaaaatcgcactttttatttaaatttttcctttttctcatctttatttttgagttttcttacaaaaaatatttttctctgattttaactaattttcactcaaattttttcacgcTTATCAAAATTCGTaacttcccaaaaaaaaaaaaaaaatctaaatttttcaaaaaaaaataaaatttttaacggttcaGGCTGTAAAAGAAGCCGCTATCAAAACGAGTGCATCAGTAAGTATTTTAAACTTCTCGTAGATGTTAGTTGATAACTTCTCCTTCCCtgctatatttttaatatacccCCTTTTTGAATGAACGAACTCCcgaacaatacaaaaaattggcaaatagCTTTAATGCgcttttttgaatgttttttgtgtaaaattttcaatttttatgacttttactgataatttttttatttagattatgCGTTTTGACACGTCAATGGAAGGCTTGTGCAATATGGGACGTTCCGAGTCATTTGCTGAGCAATTGAACGATCCCGATATGAATATTTCGCGATTTATGAGTTCAGGTAAGGCATAAATTTgggtttttatgaaaaactttgattaaaaaaaaaaatttttttagtgccTCCATCGAATTCTCAACGTACGAGACACAGTTTCGGCGGAAAATCGGATAACGCTGATCCTCTTGCTGGATTACCAACGAAACAATTTGGCTTAGGTAATTTTTGTAGAGAcagtttgtcatttttgtacAACATTACACGATATACACAGTGCTCAAGCAAGAGTTTTATGTTAATTGCTGTGAAAATGCAGATCAAAAAGGGTCATGACAACTTTTTTCTTGAGCAAAAGTTCATTCTATCGTACGATAGTTTAAACTTTCGAACAAGTTGCCTGATCGCAATATCAAAATATAGTAGCAAAACACTCAGTTCATTAAACAGACCATTAAACCATTCAAcatttgattgattgattgattcGCTTTCAATTTACATTACAAGGTCGTTTAATTTGACACAtcattctttcttttttcgatATATATTTGCACTAGATGACATCCATATTTTTACAcatgttaatattttacatataTAGAGACATATTTATACTCGACCTTAGCGACATTTTTACAGTAGGAAAAGTTGacgtaaaaatttagaagattttttaggTAACTTCCCCATATAATCAACGTAGAtagaaaatttcgttaaagtagaaaaaaaatatttataaaatgtacAGAGGAGTCTTAGATAACGAGCGACAATGGACTGACCGAAAAAACTTCTGAGATCTgcttaaattttcgttttaaaaaaaaaaattaacgcacCAATTTCacgttttcgattttttttcaaccaaaaaacagcaattttttctttttctatctaattttttattccttcTCTGCTTGCTtgacatacaaaaaattacgaaaaaataacgaaaattatttattaaaaaaaattatttcatccaTCCTGCTCTGCTATTATTTGCGTTTGCTGTGCGTGTGATTGTCTCTCACGTTTGTatcgaaaatgaaaaaaaaaattaaaaaaataaaaatagtgaaCTGCAAAAGTTTTTACGGTCAAGGCTCTATACTATCATCaggtaaagaaaaaatgattttcttaaaattaaaatttgtttcgtttattttttttattcaaactttttttttattttttttgtaagaacaacagaaaaattgttcaaaaaaataattagaaatgcaaaattatgtAGTTAATTCGAAAAATCTCTTGATTTGggcaaaaatattgtttttaagtttttttccaaaaaaatattttcgacaaaaaaaaatgtgttcgaTAAAAGTTGAATAGAGGCTTGacttattttgtgtttttattcacgttttcaatcaaattatcAAACAAGGGCGAATTGCGATGGATAACTTTCAACAATTCAGCAATTTGTCCTTGTTTGTCGAGTATGTAAAGCTTCAAATCCAAGTGTGTGTGAGTGTGCTCGCTACCTAGAAGTAGAAtagttgttgattttttttataaaaaaagtttcaagctCTCATTCATCCAACAAAAATgcatgaaccaaaaaaaagaagagtaGAAATCTGTAAAAACGTTTTCTTCGTTAGAATTCACAACTTTCAAGTCCATTAACTTTGCAATGAACTCGATGTTAGTGTGTTTGATTCTTTCTTAGTTTTCAATGCTCTTTGTGAGGAAACAAATTTACTAACTCTCCTTCTTTCTCTCGTTCAAATTATATTGGAATGCAGCACGACCAACATTCTTGAATCTCAATTTGAATCTAAACTCAATGAGATTGCAGCCAACAAAACGTAATGAGCTTcattttccatctttttttgaatttcccccaaaaaaaatttttcaagcaatttctaattttttgattttttttgtagcttcGCCAGCTGGAAGCAAATTAGCACATCGAATGACAACATTGCACGAAGAACCTGTTCGTCCCCACACATTGAACGAAGAATCGGAGGATTGTTACAGCGATAACGAGTACAATGATGGCGCTTCGAAAACGAGTTATGCCTACAATCGACCCATGAAGTACAGCAGAACAGTCGATTCGTTTGTCGATATTGGGCGTGCTGCGTTGAATCATCATCCGATGAACGAAAGTCACGCAGAGCAAAAGGCCACGGAAAAGACATCTGCGAAGACAACAGGCACTCCCAGCATGACGTCATCGACTTCGAGTGGATATGGTTCGATGTGCATTGATGATACGCCAGGTaagaaaattctctaaaaaaaaaaattattttaataaaaatttttatttttttagattttgataATCTTTCATCCGCTTCACCGCCAAACAAATCAACTTTCCGTCGTAAGCAAAGTGACGATTTTGTCATTCACAAAGTCTCGACATCGCCTATCAAGAAACCTCTGACACCCACAAACAATCATCCGCTCCAAAATTTGCGAGAAATCCATCAAGAAACGGAAGCGATCAACGAAGATGAACAAGACGAGGACTTTTACGAggaaaaactgacaaaaaatgacgaaaatcgCAATAAAATCAACAACATGATGCTCAATAGTAACACAATTAACATCAATCTTAACAACAATTCCGATGAAATTGACGACAATCAAAATGACAGTAaaagtacaacaacaacaacaaccaacgTCGAAGATGAAATGCAAGAAATTGGCACAGGAATCGTAACAAAAGAGCTGAAAGGAGATCAAGTAGTACGAAGACAAAAGAAAACTTCGCAGAAATCATCAAATCAAAGAGCTTCATTCCCAATGATCACGAAAACGAAGCCAACAACTGTTGAGAATCCGGGATTCGAGTGCAGCGATACTGAAAAACTAATGGaaggtaaacaaaaattttttataattttttttaagaaaatatctaatgaaattt
It encodes:
- the LOC134832480 gene encoding kinesin-like protein KIF13A isoform X4; translated protein: MDSHQMQKSNQNRCMVCARVRPFSRKELEMGTENVIEMQENQTILHNPNSMDKIEKKQPKTFAFDYCFYSTDPNAPNFASQENVFDSVGRDILENAFQGYNACIFAYGQTGSGKSYTMMGTQDNQNKGIIPRLCDQLFESISKNTNDELTYKVEVSYMEIYNEKVHDLLDPKTTKQSLKVREHNVLGPYVDGLSQLAVTSFEDIDNLMTEGNKSRTVAATNMNAESSRSHAVFSIVLTQSLFDKMAGMTGEKVSRMSLVDLAGSERAVKTGAVGERLKEGSNINKSLTTLGLVISKLAEAGKGKDKFVPYRDSVLTWLLKDNLGGNSKTVMLATISPAADNYEETLSTLRYADRAKRIINHAVVNEDPNAKLIRELKEEIQALREMLKHATSSPVGERVDIHDKLAESEKIMEQVSQTWEEKLQKTERIQNERQQALEKMGISVQASGIQVEKNKYYLVNLNADPSLNELLVYYLKDRTLVGGRNTQPQPDIQLFGLGIQADHCVITIEDAELFMEPINNARCFVNGSQCTKKTPLRHGDRILWGNHHFFRVNCPRSANSTNLTSEPPTPAQPIDYNFARDEIMQNEYSNDPIQSAIAHLERQHEEDKQVALEQQRKEYEKQFQQLRNILSPTTPYAPYVPYDPLRISKMNPCTPSSQLRIENWAQERDEMFKKSLSQLKEDIMRANSLVQEANVLAEEMGKQTKFSVTLQIPPANLSPNRRRGAFASEPAILVKRITGSQIWSMEKLENKLIDMREVYQEFKDPMAANENKLKLDPFYESQENHNLIGVANIFLEVLFHDVKLEYHTPIISQQGEVAGRLQIEISRIAGQFPQDRMCESASDSSQDSRDDEYEKDVTYNTITARISIKQASGLPLSLSNFVFCQYTFWGHESTVVPVVNQDRLTHDQNPAFMFNHQQDYTVAINEEFLEHCADGALSIEVWGHRSVGFSKNKGWEVEQQQAKARSLADRWAELSRKIELWVEIQELNDNGEYAAVEVTSQRDAEMLTGGVYQLRQGQQRRIEVRVKPVQNSGTLPIICQSIVSIAVGSVNTRSRLQKPLDSYQEEDLTILRDKWSEALGRRRKYLDQQIQKLINKESKTEQEKEREQSLVNQWVSLTEERNAVLVPAAGSGIPGAPANWNPPPGMEPHVPVLFLDLNADDLSTQNSNDELSITGLNSILPKEHGNKFYTLQILQHLDKDICAVASWDSSIHDSQALNRITESSERVYLILKTTVRLSHPAPMDLVLRKRLAINIYKRQSFTDKLKKIGRLGRFDTVMQTGVTYEVVSNIPKASEELEDRESLAQMAASGDDGDGEETYIEKYTKGVSAVESILTLDRLRQNVAIKELEQQLIGLQKQNSTTSMRKTCSVPNFSQAVKEAAIKTSASIMRFDTSMEGLCNMGRSESFAEQLNDPDMNISRFMSSVPPSNSQRTRHSFGGKSDNADPLAGLPTKQFGLVNCKSFYGQGSILSSARPTFLNLNLNLNSMRLQPTKPSPAGSKLAHRMTTLHEEPVRPHTLNEESEDCYSDNEYNDGASKTSYAYNRPMKYSRTVDSFVDIGRAALNHHPMNESHAEQKATEKTSAKTTGTPSMTSSTSSGYGSMCIDDTPDFDNLSSASPPNKSTFRRKQSDDFVIHKVSTSPIKKPLTPTNNHPLQNLREIHQETEAINEDEQDEDFYEEKLTKNDENRNKINNMMLNSNTININLNNNSDEIDDNQNDSKSTTTTTTNVEDEMQEIGTGIVTKELKGDQVVRRQKKTSQKSSNQRASFPMITKTKPTTVENPGFECSDTEKLMEEPIPEMQKSSSKATDLPEWCTIGESVLIRPVNHSGVISFIGETHFQAGLWVGVELDLPMGKNDGTVQNIQYFSCKPKHGIFVRPDKLILDKKGRAMRSYRAEKEKKETGTRK
- the LOC134832480 gene encoding kinesin-like protein KIF13A isoform X2, with product MDSHQMQKSNQNRCMVCARVRPFSRKELEMGTENVIEMQENQTILHNPNSMDKIEKKQPKTFAFDYCFYSTDPNAPNFASQENVFDSVGRDILENAFQGYNACIFAYGQTGSGKSYTMMGTQDNQNKGIIPRLCDQLFESISKNTNDELTYKVEVSYMEIYNEKVHDLLDPKTTKQSLKVREHNVLGPYVDGLSQLAVTSFEDIDNLMTEGNKSRTVAATNMNAESSRSHAVFSIVLTQSLFDKMAGMTGEKVSRMSLVDLAGSERAVKTGAVGERLKEGSNINKSLTTLGLVISKLAEAGKGKDKFVPYRDSVLTWLLKDNLGGNSKTVMLATISPAADNYEETLSTLRYADRAKRIINHAVVNEDPNAKLIRELKEEIQALREMLKHATSSPVGERVDIHDKLAESEKIMEQVSQTWEEKLQKTERIQNERQQALEKMGISVQASGIQVEKNKYYLVNLNADPSLNELLVYYLKDRTLVGGRNTQPQPDIQLFGLGIQADHCVITIEDAELFMEPINNARCFVNGSQCTKKTPLRHGDRILWGNHHFFRVNCPRSANSTNLTSEPPTPAQPIDYNFARDEIMQNEYSNDPIQSAIAHLERQHEEDKQVALEQQRKEYEKQFQQLRNILSPTTPYAPYVPYDPLRISKMNPCTPSSQLRIENWAQERDEMFKKSLSQLKEDIMRANSLVQEANVLAEEMGKQTKFSVTLQIPPANLSPNRRRGAFASEPAILVKRITGSQIWSMEKLENKLIDMREVYQEFKDPMAAPIVDADIDDDYYDDDDEENENKLKLDPFYESQENHNLIGVANIFLEVLFHDVKLEYHTPIISQQGEVAGRLQIEISRIAGQFPQDRMCESASDSSQDSRDDEYEKDVTYNTITARISIKQASGLPLSLSNFVFCQYTFWGHESTVVPVVNQDRLTHDQNPAFMFNHQQDYTVAINEEFLEHCADGALSIEVWGHRSVGFSKNKGWEVEQQQAKARSLADRWAELSRKIELWVEIQELNDNGEYAAVEVTSQRDAEMLTGGVYQLRQGQQRRIEVRVKPVQNSGTLPIICQSIVSIAVGSVNTRSRLQKPLDSYQEEDLTILRDKWSEALGRRRKYLDQQIQKLINKESKTEQEKEREQSLVNQWVSLTEERNAVLVPAAGSGIPGAPANWNPPPGMEPHVPVLFLDLNADDLSTQNSNDELSITGLNSILPKEHGNKFYTLQILQHLDKDICAVASWDSSIHDSQALNRITESSERVYLILKTTVRLSHPAPMDLVLRKRLAINIYKRQSFTDKLKKIGRLGRFDTVMQTGVTYEVVSNIPKASEELEDRESLAQMAASGDDGDGEETYIEKYTKGVSAVESILTLDRLRQNVAIKELEQQLIGLQKQNSTTSMRKTCSVPNFSQIMRFDTSMEGLCNMGRSESFAEQLNDPDMNISRFMSSVPPSNSQRTRHSFGGKSDNADPLAGLPTKQFGLVNCKSFYGQGSILSSARPTFLNLNLNLNSMRLQPTKPSPAGSKLAHRMTTLHEEPVRPHTLNEESEDCYSDNEYNDGASKTSYAYNRPMKYSRTVDSFVDIGRAALNHHPMNESHAEQKATEKTSAKTTGTPSMTSSTSSGYGSMCIDDTPDFDNLSSASPPNKSTFRRKQSDDFVIHKVSTSPIKKPLTPTNNHPLQNLREIHQETEAINEDEQDEDFYEEKLTKNDENRNKINNMMLNSNTININLNNNSDEIDDNQNDSKSTTTTTTNVEDEMQEIGTGIVTKELKGDQVVRRQKKTSQKSSNQRASFPMITKTKPTTVENPGFECSDTEKLMEEPIPEMQKSSSKATDLPEWCTIGESVLIRPVNHSGVISFIGETHFQAGLWVGVELDLPMGKNDGTVQNIQYFSCKPKHGIFVRPDKLILDKKGRAMRSYRAEKEKKETGTRK